Sequence from the Stenotrophomonas sp. 364 genome:
TGGTGTCGGCGGCCGGCACGAAGGTCAGGTCGTTGGCCACGATCGAGAAGCGCAGGCTGGCGTTCTCCTTGTCGGTGAAATCCGCCTTGCCCTGCAGGCGCGCCTGGCCACCGAAGGCTTTGACCTGCAGCGGCGCCACGGTCAGCACCTGGTCGGCCAGGCCCACCTTGGACGGTGCCAGTTCCACCGCGATGTCGCCCTGCTTGAAGCTGCCTTGCAGATTGGCTTGGCCGCCCTTGCCGTCGGCCTTGAAGTCCAGCGCCATCGGCGTGCTGGTGCCGGCATCCATGCCCGGTACCAGCAGCGACAGATCCAGCTCACGGGTACGTGCGCTGGCCGTCCACACCGGGTCGGTGCGGCCGTCGAACACCACGCTGGCCTGCAGCGGCGCCGGCGCGTTGCCGGCCACCGCCACTTCCATATGGCCCAGGTCGCCGCGTGCCACCAGGCCCAGCCGCGCGGGCGTGCGCCCCAGCGGCGCCGGCAGGCGCGCGCCGATGGTGATGTCGGTGTCGTAGTCGCTGCGTGGCAGGTAGCGCCCGTCCACGCGGAAGTAGCCCAGGTCGCTGTCGATCTTGAGCTGGCTGGCGCGGAATTCGCCGTTGGCGATTTCCACCCCGCCGCGCAGCGTGTCGATGGCGATCAGCGGCTGCTGCGCCTGGGTGATGCGGAAGCCATCGATGATGATGGTGTCGGCCTGGATCGCCAGCGGCATTTCAATCTGCGGCAGCGAGTCCGGCCACGACGGCAGTTCGAACGGCTCATCGCTCTTGGCCAGGTTCAGCGAGGCGTTCTTGAGCTGCAGCGCGTCCAGCTGCAGCTTGCGGCCGAGCAGCGGGCGGATGTCCGGATCGAGATAGGCGCGCTCGGCGGTGAAGTGGATGTCGTCGTAACGGAAATCCAGGTCGTGCAGCACCAAGGGCCCGGCAACGGGGCCATCGACCTTGCTCCAGGTCAGCGTGGCGCCCACGGGCAGCCGCGCCACCACCTGGGCCAGCAGCACGTCGCGACCGGCCACGGTCTGCAGCAGCCAGTACACCAGCAGCAGCGCCAGCAGCACCAGGCCCAGCACGGTGAAGCCCGACCACGCCCAGAAGCGGCGCTTGCGGTAGAAGCGCACGCGCGGCGGCGGCGTGGCGGGTGCGGACGGGGTCGGCGTGCTCACAGGTCCGCTCCGATGTTCAGGTACAGCTGGAACTGCGAGTCCGGGTTGTTCAGACCGTGCGCGACATCCACGCGCACCGGACCCACCGGGGATTTCCAGCGCACGCCAAAGCCCACACCGGTATGCAGGTCGATGGTGTTGTCGAACGCGCTGCCGGTGTCGACGAAGACCGCCGCACCCCACGGGCCGCCCTTGAAGTAATGCTCATACTCGGCCGAGCCGACCACCAGGTTCTTGGCACCCAGCGCGAACTTGTCCGGCGCCGGCGTACGCGGCCCGACTTCGCGGAACGCGTAGCCGCGGATGCTGCGGTCGCCACCGGCGAAGAAGCGCAGGCTGGGCGGCATCGCCACCAGGTCGCTGGTCCAGGTGGTGCCGCCTTCGCCGCGCAGGATCAGGCGGTCGCTGTCGCCGATCGGCACGTACCAGCGCAGCACCATGTTGGCCTGCACGAAACTGGTGTCCGAACCCACGCCTTCCACGCCACCGCGCAGCGTCGCGCTGCCGCTGATGCCGCTGCGCGGGAACAGCTCGTCGTCCACGTTGACGTAGTCGGCCACCAGCTGCGGGTAGACCAGGGTCGAGGTGTTGTAGAGCGCATCGTTGAACTCGGTGCCCGACGCGTAGCGCCAGCGCTCGCGGAGCGCGTTGATCGAGGCGATCGCCGTCCAGTGTTCGTTGATTTCACCGCTGCGGCTGGCCGACAGCTTGAAGTTGCGCAGGTCGATGTAGTCGGTCTGCTCATCGTAGGCACTGGCGGTGAAGGCATACCAGCCATCCAGCCAGGTGAAGGCCGGAATGCGGTAACTGGTGACCAGACTCTTGCGCTTCTGCGCATAGTCCAGCTGGGTATTCATCTTGTGGCCGCGGCTGTTCAGGAACCGCCGCTCCAGACCACCGCGCACACCGGCGCCGCTCTCGCTGCCGTAGCTCAGACCGGCGGTGTAGATCGAGCGCTTGGCGCGGGTCAGGTTGACGTCCACCGGCACATCACCGTTGGCATCGGCCTGGTCCGGGCGTGGCTGGATGTCGATCACGCTGAAGTAGTCCAGCTTGGTCAGCGATTCGCGCAGGCGGTCCAGCTTGCCTTCGTGGAAATAGCTGCCCTTTTCCCAGTACACCAGCGGGTCGAACAGCGTGTCGACGAAGTAATCCTGGTGGAAGCGGATGTCGCCCATGTTGTAGCGGCGGCCGCTGTCCCAGGTCAGGTCGATGTCGGCGGCATTCTCGGCGCGGGTGACCTGCACCTGGCGCTGGGTGTAGTCGGCATCGAAGTAGCCGCGTTCGGCCAGCCGCCGGGTCACGGTGATCTTGCTGGCTTCGTACTGGGTGTGTTCGAAACGCTGCCCCTTGCGCGGCTTGAACTTCTCCAGGTCTTCCTGCAGGTACTGGTCCAGCTGCGCCGGCCCGGTGATGTCGATGTGCTCGCGCCGGACCAGCGTGGGCGGGCCCTTGTCGACCTGGATCACCACGCGCAGGTTCTCGCCCTCGCGCGGGCTGTCCACCTTGATCACCGGGTTGTAGTAGCCGAACGGCTCCAGGGCTTCACGGGTCTGGCGCTCGGCCTGGGACAACAGATACTCCAGCCGCGACTCGCCCTGGGGCTTGCCGATGGTGTCGTACAGCGACAGCGAGACCTCGATGTTCTCGATCATCTCGGCGTCGTCGCCCTTGTCCAGTCCTTTGATTTCCACCTTGTCGATGGTCCCGCGTGCGTGTGCCACCGAGGCGGTGACCAGCGACAGGAACATCAGGGGAAGGGCGTAATTCTTTGGCTGCATGGGGACAGCATAACGGGCCATTGCGAGCATGCGAAATCGGCGGGGCTGTTTCAGAATGACGGTGAAGGCCCCGTTAAAATCGCGCAGAACATCGGCTACGTCGTTTTTCACCCGGTCGATGCCGACACCTCGCCGGACTGGTCCGTCCACACGCGTGCGCGGCAGTGCCAACGCGGCCGACATTCGCTCACATGACAGGCCTGAAACGCAGAAGGCGCGAGCGGCCGGGGCCGTCGCGCCTTCTGCGTTACCACCTGCGGGCAGGGCTGCCCGCCACGCCTCAGCTGGACAGGTGCTCGATCGCCGCCACGCTGCCCAGGCGGTCGCCCAGGCGCTTGAGCAGCGCCAGGCGGTTGCCACGCAGCGCCGGGTCTTCGGCATTGACCATCACCGCATCGAAGAACGCGTCCACCTGCGGGCGCAGGCGCGCCAGGCGGTTCAGCACGCTCACGTAGTCCTTGTGGTGCAGGCTGGCGTTGCTGTCGTCGATGGCCGCTTCCACCGCCTCGGCCAGTTCACTCTCGGCCGGTTCGGCCAGCAGCGCCGGGTCGACCATGCCGGGAATGTCACCCTCGGCCTTGCGCAGGATGTTGCGGATGCGCTTGTTGGCTGCGGCCAGCGCATCGGCTTCGGGCAGCGCCGCGAAGATGCCGATGGCGTCGATGCGGCGGTCCAGGTCATACAGCGACGCCGGCTTCAGCTCGGCCACCGCGTTGAAGTGCGTGGCCGGCACGCCCTTGTCGGCGTAGTAGCCGCGCAGGCGGTCCAGAATGAAGTCGTACAGCTCCTGCGGCAGCGCCTCGGTCTTGCGCTCGGCACTGGGCTGCACGGCGGCCGGCAGGCCGGCCAGGGCGCTGTCCACCAGCGCGCGCAGGTCCAGGTCGAACCCCGATTCGATGATCGTACGGGCCAGGCCCAGTGCATTGCGGCGCAGCGCGAACGGGTCCTTGTTGCCGGTCGGCTTCAGGCCTGCGGCGAAGCCACCGGCCAGCGTATCCAGCCGCTCGGCGATGGCCAGCACCTTGCCCAGCGCCGACAGCGCGATGTCATCGCCGCCAAAGCGGGGCTGGTAAGCCTCGTCGATGGCCAGCGCAACCTCGGGCGACTCGCCGCCGGTCAGCGCGTAGTGCCGGCCGGCGATGCCCTGCAGCTCCGGGAATTCGTTGACCATGCGCGACTGCAGGTCGTTCTTGGCCAGCAGCGCGGCGCGCTTGGCCAGCACCGGATCGGCGCCTACCTGCGGGGCGATCACCCCGGCCAGCGCCACCACCCGGCCCACCTTGTCGGCCACGCTGCCCAGCTTGGCCTGGTAGGTCACGGTCGTCAGGCCGTCGCCCATCGACTCCAGGCCCTGCTTGAGGTCCTCGTCGAAGAAGAACTTGGCGTCGGAGAAGCGCGGGCGGATCACCCGCTCGTAGCCCTTGGCGACCTCGTTCACGTCCTTCGATTCGATGTTGGCGATGCCGATGAATTTCTCGGTCAGCTTGCCGCCGGCATCGAGCACCGGGAAGAACTTCTGGTTGATCTCCATCGTCTCGATCAGCGCTTCCTGCGGCACCGCCAGGAATTCGCGCTCGAAACTGCACAGCACCGGTGCCGGCCATTCCACCAGGTTGACCACCTGGTCCAGGTTGTCATCGGTGATCCGCGCCTGGCCA
This genomic interval carries:
- a CDS encoding autotransporter assembly complex family protein encodes the protein MQPKNYALPLMFLSLVTASVAHARGTIDKVEIKGLDKGDDAEMIENIEVSLSLYDTIGKPQGESRLEYLLSQAERQTREALEPFGYYNPVIKVDSPREGENLRVVIQVDKGPPTLVRREHIDITGPAQLDQYLQEDLEKFKPRKGQRFEHTQYEASKITVTRRLAERGYFDADYTQRQVQVTRAENAADIDLTWDSGRRYNMGDIRFHQDYFVDTLFDPLVYWEKGSYFHEGKLDRLRESLTKLDYFSVIDIQPRPDQADANGDVPVDVNLTRAKRSIYTAGLSYGSESGAGVRGGLERRFLNSRGHKMNTQLDYAQKRKSLVTSYRIPAFTWLDGWYAFTASAYDEQTDYIDLRNFKLSASRSGEINEHWTAIASINALRERWRYASGTEFNDALYNTSTLVYPQLVADYVNVDDELFPRSGISGSATLRGGVEGVGSDTSFVQANMVLRWYVPIGDSDRLILRGEGGTTWTSDLVAMPPSLRFFAGGDRSIRGYAFREVGPRTPAPDKFALGAKNLVVGSAEYEHYFKGGPWGAAVFVDTGSAFDNTIDLHTGVGFGVRWKSPVGPVRVDVAHGLNNPDSQFQLYLNIGADL
- the glyS gene encoding glycine--tRNA ligase subunit beta, with the protein product MSTMQPLLIELGTEELPVKALPGLAQAFFDGVVDGLAKRGVAVERGDAKPLSTPRRLAVLLPGVAVEQPEQHSEVLGPYLNIALDAQGQPTKALQGFAAKAGIDWSALERTSDAKGERFVHRSTTPGARTAALLPEILREAIAAMPIPKPMRWGSHAYGFARPVHWLVLLHGTEIIEAEVLGLKADRMSRGHRFMHDKTVWLSSPEDYISSLQAAFVLVDADVRRARIVEQVNAAAAKAGGQARITDDNLDQVVNLVEWPAPVLCSFEREFLAVPQEALIETMEINQKFFPVLDAGGKLTEKFIGIANIESKDVNEVAKGYERVIRPRFSDAKFFFDEDLKQGLESMGDGLTTVTYQAKLGSVADKVGRVVALAGVIAPQVGADPVLAKRAALLAKNDLQSRMVNEFPELQGIAGRHYALTGGESPEVALAIDEAYQPRFGGDDIALSALGKVLAIAERLDTLAGGFAAGLKPTGNKDPFALRRNALGLARTIIESGFDLDLRALVDSALAGLPAAVQPSAERKTEALPQELYDFILDRLRGYYADKGVPATHFNAVAELKPASLYDLDRRIDAIGIFAALPEADALAAANKRIRNILRKAEGDIPGMVDPALLAEPAESELAEAVEAAIDDSNASLHHKDYVSVLNRLARLRPQVDAFFDAVMVNAEDPALRGNRLALLKRLGDRLGSVAAIEHLSS